One window of Stenotrophomonas indicatrix genomic DNA carries:
- a CDS encoding TetR/AcrR family transcriptional regulator, with amino-acid sequence MNPAYLPVALDARDERVFDAVRELLAQQGMQMSMDAVAQHAGCSKQTLYSRYGNKQALLRRVMQRHVGHATGAMLRALRGDDLRGSLLQFATDFLEHFNQPHVGQACRLIAADAAQFPEEARTLYRHGAGALTLHLAEWIETVCSRGLLRHDDPHFMAELLLSMIAGQDFDKQRFHTPHRDDAALRRRWAEFSVDGFLRAFAPQPSPAPPSNQPRSSS; translated from the coding sequence GTGAATCCGGCCTACCTTCCTGTCGCCCTCGACGCGCGTGATGAGCGCGTGTTCGATGCCGTGCGCGAACTGCTGGCCCAACAGGGCATGCAGATGAGCATGGATGCGGTTGCCCAGCATGCAGGTTGCTCGAAGCAGACCCTGTACTCGCGCTACGGCAACAAGCAGGCCCTGCTGCGGCGGGTGATGCAGCGCCACGTCGGTCACGCCACCGGGGCCATGCTGCGTGCACTCCGCGGTGACGACCTGCGTGGCAGCCTGCTGCAGTTCGCCACCGACTTCCTGGAGCACTTCAACCAGCCCCACGTCGGCCAGGCCTGTCGCCTGATCGCCGCCGACGCAGCACAGTTTCCCGAAGAGGCGCGTACGCTGTACCGGCATGGCGCCGGCGCGTTGACACTTCATCTTGCTGAATGGATTGAAACCGTTTGCAGTCGTGGTCTGCTGCGGCATGACGACCCGCACTTCATGGCCGAACTGCTGCTGAGCATGATCGCCGGTCAGGATTTCGACAAACAGCGCTTCCATACCCCCCATCGTGATGACGCAGCGTTGCGTCGACGCTGGGCAGAGTTCTCCGTCGATGGCTTCCTGCGCGCGTTCGCGCCGCAGCCCTCGCCGGCCCCGCCTTCAAACCAACCCCGGAGTTCCTCCTGA